The DNA segment tttttttttgtgttttttttttaaataaattttgtgtgtgtctctaacaaattttattcaatgtgaaatccgatgagaaaaaggtacccccccccccccccccccaccaaaacaatgctgctcttaaccctcaaaacaaggcccagaatgcaccagattgcacagattttaaccgtttttcaacaattttccgggggagcatgcccccggacccccctagttcgcgcgcctgctttgcaggcgcgcgcttgtggcttcgccacttcgctgattttccccccaaaaaactcatttggtccggccctgttgcTTGATGTTCTCACTGATAGGGACTCTTCGACAGTACAACAAGCGGAGAAAAAATAATAGCGATAATGAATTGAGGGCCTCTTTTCTGGATTCATTCACTGCTTGAAACAGAAGTGAATGATTTTTTCCCTCGGGACTGTACCAACGCTTGAAACTGGCTGGAGTGGATGACATGTTCTTTGCATTCTGTGTGCTGAGCTTGTTTAAAATTtgtatttttaaattttatttttatttatttattactatttttttattttttatatattttttttatagctTGCTTGATTTTCGAAACGGACTTTACGTAGCAAGCAGAATAATGAGATACAACATTCGCAGATTGAGTTTGTTTCTCAGGAGTACGCCGGCACTTGAAACCAGCGTGTGGAGATACAAAAAATAtgccccccccccgccccctcccacACGCACCCCCGTCCAACAACCTCGAAGCGACACAAACATCGTCTCACAATTGAGCTTTttaatgctttaattttgtgttatgttaacattcatttatttattttgtgagtctttgtttttgtaatCTAGTCACTGGCATGGCAAATGGACACCGAGCACTGTGCAATAATCATATGTATACAGCGTTTTCTTGTAATGCATTATAGCTGCTTGTCTTTCCTGGTCAGCTGCACGTGCTGTATAGGCAATGGACAGATTTAGGGATAACTTGTCCTCGCCTAACGCAGTGCTGTGCGAGATGATGAAGTAAGAAACAAAATTTGGCTGACTGCTGCGTGGTTGAGAATGTATTttgataatttttttatttcgtTGACTTTTGTTGTTACTGTCGAATTAAGAAGAAAATATTCACTTATTTATGTTTTCAGTGAACGGCTAATTTTCACACTTCAGTTCTGTCGATAAAGCTGCTGCATTTGTCAGTAAACGGATAGTTTTCGCAGCTCGGTTCAGTTGTGAAAGCACGTGCTATTGTCAATAAATGGATAGTTTTTCCAGTTCAGTTAAATTGTGAAAGCGCCTGCATTTTTCTGTGAACGGTTTATTCTTACCGCTCAGTTCAGTTTTGAAAGCACTTGCATTTACCAGTGAACGGTTGATTTTCCTCGTTCAGTTCAGTTGCGAAAGCACCTGCACTTATCAATAAACGGCTGATTTTTTTccagtttagtttagttttgaaattgaaaGCACCTGCATTTTTCAGTGAACGGTTGATATGTACAACTCACGTTACAGTTGTGAAAGCCTCTGTTCTGTGAACGGTCAAAATTATCTTTTCTTTTGATGGCGTTAGATTTTATTTATATGCTTTCTTTGGTTGGATTGAAGGAGAGGAGGGTGTTAGATAATCCAGGGTAAAATAGGactatatttattttttatttatgtgGGAATAAAAGAAGGGAGGGCTGGAGACGAATACTTTTGAGGGCGGAGGATCATTAACGAAATAACGCTGTAGGCagaaaaaaagttttgttttgtctgactGTTTTGTCTAGGGTGCAAACGGATCAGGGAAATTCGCCAGCAATTCAACAATAATTGCTTTTATTGTCCGTTTCCGAGACACTCGTTGTTTTTTCAGGAAGTTGTAGGGGATGGGAACACTTTGCATCCGGGTTGTTCAAATACAATGGTTCCGTTCTCACGGTTAGCTTGCGTGGGCTTTTTGTACCCAGTACTGACCAACCAGTATTGATATTATTTACATCACCCTCAGTGAAGTGTTGTGCGATGTTTATCCAGTTTGCTTGTTGTTTGGTTCGTGTTCGTGTTGTGTCGCTGGTACTTTTCTGCAGTGATTGTAAACGCGGTAGATAGccgagaaagtgtgtgtgtgtgtgtgtgtgtgtgtgtgtgtgtgtgtgtgtgtgtgtgagagagagagagagagagagagagagagagagagagagagagagataagagacagagtgagacagagagagacagtgtgagagagagagagagagagagagagagagagagagataagagagagagacagagacagataggctGTCAGTATCAAAATCCTCTCTGCCGCAAGCTTTGCAATATTTTCACATTTGTTGTGAGGGGTCATATTGTACATCTTTAGCTTTTAGGGAAAGCGCAAAACCAAAGACAATGTTGTCAGTAATCCTTGTTGTGACTCCCGTAGTTGAACTTGATAGTTGTGATTACTTTAACGAGTTTTGTAAAACCATGGTTTTGTGAAACGTGCATGTGTACTGACAGCATTCTAgtcctttttgtttgtttcaaagaaTACTTTGTGTTTAGTACTTCAGTTGAAAAATTTTTTCTTGGAATATTATacactagcagttaagcccggcttcgcccgggagtaagcggagccctgtagcaatttaagacgctcgctatcccattatcattagctttacctcctttgtttggatacaaaaaaagagttatctcccttaccttctagaaatttccggaactgtccagttaatttttctttcttcatttcttcccctcataggagcaatagcgagtctctaatatgcctggcatgatgtgcttgctacaggtgaacagtaggcactgaactggtcttgcaccatataggctgtattcaataaatgggaggtccataatcagtctgagaaaggaaacaatgaatcaagaaactaaaacccaggtgcacatctgcggcacctagggagtgtacgtgcacactatcttgttcctgcctcttgccatctcagaggtatggcgaccacagacaaaaaagagttatctcccttaccttctagaaatttccggaactgtccagttaatttttcattcttcatttcttcccctcataggagcaatagcaagtctctaatatcactggcatgatgtgcttgctacaggtgaacagttatctcccttaccttctagaaatttccggaactgtccagttaatttttcattcttcatttcttcccctcataggagcaatagcgagtctctaatatcactggcatgatgtgcttgctacaggtgaacagtaggcactgaactggtcttgcaccatataggctgtattcaataaatgggaggtccataatctgagaaaggaaacaatgaatcaagaaactaaaacccaggtgcacatctgcggcacctagggagtgtacgtgcacactatcttgttcctgcctcttgccatctcagaggtatggcgaccacagacagacacacacacacacacacacacacacacacacacacacacacacacacacacacatacgcacacacccacagagacagacactctcttttattatatgtatagatagatagattcaATATTACTTATGTGTGAATTTTGTTAAAAGACTTGTGCTTACTTTTTTTTGACACGAATTGTGTTCAAGTTAGTTATGTATCTACAATAGCAATATTCTTTATCCACTGTTCGTAAGTGTTTTATTTATCAGAAACTTTCGCATGTTTGCAGAGTGCAAGTTGTGAAAATTGTCCTTTTATGAATATTGCAGAATGTATCGGTAATCGTTTCAATACTGCATGTATTTTACTTGTTAAAGTTTTTCTATTTTATGAATGTACTACATGTTGTAAACCTGTCTTTTATATACATAATTAAAAATGGAGTAATGCATTACTTTTCTGGAAAAAAACTCATCCTGTGCAGTGGTCGCGCAttggtgtatgtgggtgtgtgggcgtgtgtgtgtgtgtgtgtgtgtgtgtgtgtgtgtgtgtgtgtgtgtgtgtggttgaattCAGTATTCCCTTTACTGTGTTATTAGTGTATTTGCAACACCTGCGTACATATACACTCACACGCTCTTCAAAAAGCCAAAGGCACAGACGCTGACAGCCAAGGACACACATGATCCGAGTACCACATAtagaaagggaagtaactgtgtACCGTTTTGCGATAGCATCTTTCGTCTCAAGGATCGTATTATTCCCCTTATGGTATCCGTTGAcaacacgcacatgcacacgcactgTGTGTATCATTCTGTGGAACAGAGAACTTCTCTGTTCCACAggtacacactgacacacacacacacacacacacacacacacacacacccgcacattTTACATAATATAACAACCATGTAACGGAATAGTTATGAACCAGTCAAAGCCGGATTGTAATATTCATATTCTAGGCCTGTTATACATTCAGGCGTGTTTACCATAGGGAATCAAAATGGAGAAACAAAAATCAACGGATGAGTCATCACCGAAACTAGTAATAAGGCTCGGCTAGCCAAAACCGAAAGACCTAGCCGGGTCGTGCTGGTAAACACGACACGTCTTTTTATTTGTTAATTCAAggaatgataaagaatacgattGAATTAGATTTAAAtgtgttaggcctaaaaaaaaaataggtgtggttacggtaacctgacctaccctatttttgggggccgaccctataactttttattacatttgtcacaaaaataccccaaaaaacaagtaaacgagtgcagaaaacacaatgaaagcgaaagcgtcCGAGtcacacacttatttccctgtcaagtaggtttaatttgtacacattagaaaaaaaagtaaaaaaaagaaaaagtgattgcctaccttcctaccctattttttttggctatgttaccgtaaccacacctattattttttttggccttatcaaaaATTCCATGTGAATTAGAATCTTGAGAGTTgtaataaacaaattaaacaattgtttttaaagcttctacgctgaaatgcaatcccatggCCGGGCAACAGATTGCTTGACAAAAATTGCAATCATTTTGATTTAAAACAAGGTTCTCACATTACTGCCTCAACTTTTtttaaagccggatatgacgtcatcaagtaCATTTATGGCCGGAAGAAAAAACATACAAACAGgaacggggtagtagttgcgctgagaaagatagcacacttttctttatctctattctttttaactttttgagcgtgtttttaatccaaacatatcacatctatatgtttttggaatcaggaacccacaaggaataagatgaaattgtttttaaatcgatttctgaaattttattttaattttttatatttttaattttcaaagcttgtttttaatccgaatataacatatttatatgtttttggaatcagaaaatgatgaagaataagatgaacgtaaatttggatcgttttaaaaacaattggtttttttttacaatttccagaattttaatgaccaaagtcattaattaatgtttcttcttctttttcttcgttcatgggcttagactcccacgttcacccatgtttttagcacgagtggaattgtacgtgtatgaccgtttttaccccgccgttcaggcagcatacgccgatttcgggggattaattaatgtttaagccaccaagctgaaatgcaatacctaagtccggccttcatcgaagattgcttggccaaaatttcaatcaatttgattgaaaaatgagggtgtgacagtgccgcctcaacttttacaaaaagccggatatgacgtcatgaaagacatttatcgaaaaaaagaatttttttctggggatatcattcccaggaactctcatgtaaaatttcataaagatcggtcccgtagtttagtctgaatcgctctacacacacacgcgcacagacagacagacagacagacagacagacagacagacagacacacacacacacacacacacacacacacacatacacatacacacacacacacaaacacacattgacatacatacaccacaaccctcatctcgattccccctctatgttataacatttagtcaaaacttgactaaatgtaacaagtcgcgtaaggcgaaattactacatttagtcaagctgtggaactcacagaatgaaactgaacgtagtccgccgctagtgcaaaaggcagtgaaagtgacgaacctgtttggcgcggtagcggttgcgctgtgcttcatagcacgctttactgtacctctcttcgttttaactttctgagcgtgtttttaatccaaacatatcatatctatatgtttttggaatcaggaaccgacaaggaataagatgaaatagtttttgaaacgatttcggaaatttaattttgattataatttttatatttttaattttcagagcttgtttgtaatccaaatataacatatttatatgtttttggaatcagaacatgataaaaaataagatgaacgtaaatttggatcgttttataaatgtttttttttgttttttacaattttcagatttttaatgaccaaaatcattaattcatttttaagccaccatactgaaatgcaataccaaagtccggcctttgtcgaagattgcttggccaaaatttcaatcaatttgattgaaaaatgagggtgtgacagtgccgcctcaacttttacaaaaagccggatatgacgtcatcaaagacatttatcgaaaaaaagaattttttttcggggatatcattcccaggaactctcatgtcaaatttcataaagatcgctctacacacacacagacagacacacacacacacacacacatacaccacgaccctcgtctcgattccccctctatgttaaaacatttagtcaaaacttgactaaatgtaaagagaagAACACTAGGCATTGGTAAAGcaaaattatccccgagtacgctagtacaagggtccagcagactttaattgtgtgtctgtgtgtgtgtctcgacttaacagcttattgctgggaaactactgggcgcagttcgttcaaaagttgatacactaacttgataataggttcgattgatcgtattaaaacttcataatgttacctgggacctaaatgcgaaataaaccacaaaaaaacgacttggcggcggggggaattcgcggagccacagccagccaggcagtctcatagaacagccgaacgcgtcacacattgacgagaaatatagcgtcataaaaagattacgtcacggtcaaaagtctttgacgtctttttctctcgcgcggtgtgtgtgtgtgttcattttgtgcacatgtgttagtgttactgtgtgtgtgtgtgtgtgtgtgtgtgtgtgtgtgtgtgtgtgtgtgtgacggtgtgtgcgtgcgcgtgcatgagtctgtactcgtgtgtgtgtgtgtgtgtgtgtgtgtgtgtgtgtgtgtgtgtgtgtgtgtgtgtgtgtgtaagagagagagatagagaggaagagagagagggagtgagggagagagacactgtgatcaaattacaaataaaagagaaaggccagtcaccacgcacatcctcggctcgcatgcaatgtatttatatagcaaagggaatgcctgtaattcacacagatcaatcacttggtcttaaacgtgcacaagacaaaaactttcatactgggggagcgagccaatctgaagagtactcgggtccagcgcgagcgttttttttttatcagagaAATACAATTCATCACTCCAGTGGGTATTTTGCATCTTCGTTTTGGCATTTTTCAACAGTTTTCATTTTGTATCTCCGTTCCTCAATCATTTATCAGTTGTTGGTTTTATCTTTGTTTCTCGAATCTTCAATCGATTCTTTTGTATTTAAACCTTCATTTCTCAAATCATCCATCTATTTGTTTTCTCTCACCTCTGTTTCTCGAATCTTTCGTTAGTTGTTAACGGTTGACTTTTTCGCGACGCGCCGCCCGAATACAAGCGTTGACTGATAATGCCGTTGTCAGCACGCCGCCagaatccgtgcgtaaggtgcgTGAGTCACTTCGCCACACACCGCCATAATAGTAGCGTTGGAAGTGGAAAATACCACGCTGGGGATTTTCCATACGAAAACCCACGTGATAGGTTCAGAGGTCGGCTGCATTATCATACGCGACAAATAACTCCCAGAACAGTTGATTTCATTGGTTAGTTTGGATACTACAGGTCATTGACGGCACCAACCCATGCCTTAGTTTCATATTTGAGgattccaaaatgtcgcgagttgtcagtgttgttgtttcgaagcgaagcggcgtgcagaaggaaggcagtgactgtgtgtgcatcaaacagtgttgttgtgatagatggataagtgagtggtgagggtgaatgagttagccaaatcaagagctcgaggtgtcaatgctactttggccaaaacccaatgcaagcggacggacgcgattctggtgccgggaatgttctgtggccacatggctgtggcgctttgtgttgagccgtgcttcgaagtgtggcacacaaagaaggatgttctccgtgcataaaccgagttctaaacaagtcatttatacaaaaactgtaaatactgtgacagcaagtgtttcttttcttctatggaTAAAACCCAACGCAATGGGACTCGATTCTGGTGCCTGGAATGTGGTGTGGCGTTTTGCGTTGAGCTGTGCTTCCAAGTGTggcactgtaaatactgtgacagcaagtgtttcttttcttctacatggatatattcatcatagtcatcacccagtcatctcattgtctcattcaggttagtaaattcttttttgagtattcactaacaacattttgtgcatattttcaaacatgtctgtagtatttatgtggtgcctctggacttttttttaatttaaattgttgacattttcaatagcataccacacaaacacaacaagccttttgacaaatacaaagtacatttctgaaacaatgaaagatctttctttaattgtgtgcaaaaagtaagtctccacatgtactagtttttttacaatatttttttcaaaatacaatatttttttcaaaattttccaattttggttgtcagcaggctatttattgacattttcaatagcataccacacaaacacaacaagccttttgacaaatacaaagtacatttctgaaacaatgaaagatctttctttaattgtgtgcaaaaagtaaatctccacatgtactattttttttacaatatttttttcaaaatacaatatttttttcaaaatgtcccaattttggttgtcagcaggctatttatatGCTTCGGCTCAGGCGTTCTGAGTGTATAGTCATGTCATAGGGTGGACGTGCTGAATGAGTTTTAATGGTTCATTTTCGTTCTAGAATCATCCATCACATTTTACTGTCCATCTTCGTTTTCGATCCTTCCATCACTTGTCAACGTGCTTCTTAGTTCTCGAATGATCCATTATTTGTTAATTTGCGTATTCACTCTTGAATCATCcaccagttttgattttgcatcTCCTTTCCCAAACAATCTATCCCTTGTTAATGTGTGTCTTCTTCTCTCGAATCAGTCATCAGATGTTATCTTCCAACGCTGTTCATCATGCATTCATCCATCAGTTGTTACTTCGTATTGTGGCTCTACCAATCCTCTTGCATCCATCAGTTGTTACTTCGTATTGTGGCTCTACCAATCCTCTTGCATCCATCAGTTGTCACTTCGTATTGTGGCTCTACCAATCCTCTTGCATCCATCAGTTGTTACTTCGTATTGTGGCTCTACCAATCCTCTTGCATCCATCAGTTGTTACTTCGTATTGTGGCTCTACCAATCCTCTTGCATCCATCAGTTGTCACTTCGTATTGTGGCTCTACCAATCCTCTTGCATCCATCAGTTGTTACTTCGTATTGTGGCTCTACCAATCCTCTTGCATCCATCAGTTGTCACTTCGTATTGTGGCTCTACCAATCCTCTTGCATCCATCAGTTGTTACTTCGTATTGTGGCTCTACCAATCCTCTTGCATCCATCAGTTGTTACTTCGTATTGTGGCTCTACCAATCCTCTTGCATCCATCAGTTGTTACTTCGTATTGTGGCTCTACCAATCCTCTTGCATCCATCAGTTGTTACTTCGTATTGTGGCTCTACCAATCCTCTTGCATCCATCAGTCATCCTCCCAAACTTTCAGCCCCGACATTGCACAAAATCCAGCAACTGCAGTCAGCACCTTCAGCACAGATCCGTCGTGACTGGCCATAGATTGTCCAAGAATCTCCATGTTTGTGACGTAGAGGAAAGCTCCTGTGGCGATAGCCTGGAGAACGCTTCCGGCCAGCAACTGCGCGCGCACATCCACCCCACCGGAAGTGACGCCCATGCCAATGCCGACGCCGATGGGCGCCATGATGGCGAAGAGAAGCATGGAGACCACTGCGCGGAGAGGGCGATGCTGCATCACTGAGGCCAGCTCTATACCTGCAGGCATAAAGAGGTATGGAAACATTTCATACTACTAGGCGTAAATACGAATTTAAATTCAAGATCAGTGTTGGTGTTGCACGTGGGTGGCCAGTTCTATActtggcagacagacaggcagacagacatacatacaggaGGGGGTAatgctttaccacgtgcaccgggaatgggctttttggacgtaacgtgcatgggaatgggggaattctcgtagcgtgcaccgtgcacagaggtccggcgtgcaccgtgcatggagctttttcgtaacgTGCACCGATCTGCACCGTGCATGGCACTTTTGGCCTCAACGTGCACgtgcacagaccccccccccccccatggtgaccctcatacagagagagagagagagagagagagagagagacagacagacagacagacagacagacagacagacagacagacagacggtttAAAACAGAAGGAGAGGAAGAAATATCGTCGGGCATAAACACAAGCAAGCAGTCAATACTAACCCAAGCAGGTGGACACAATAGCCTTGTGGATAACGATAGCTGTCAGCACTGACCACAAGGCATGCGTGTGCTTCTGAAGACCAACGGCGAGCCCGTCAAATATCGTATGGAACGACATAGCCAGCAGCAACAACGTCACACGAACAGTTGACATGTTGGGCAGAGTCCCATGCTCTTCCTCACCATCGTGATGCACGTGCATTGTGGCGTCACTGTCAGGGTTAGGACCAGAAAGACCGTGATCACTGGTGGGTGATTTTCCGTTGACGCTTTGAGTAGACTCGGAGCAAATCATGTTGTTGGCTGGTTGTTTGATCGTAGAAGAACGAAGAGTGTCCCCGTTGTCGGCTTCAGTTTCTTTGGGCTTGTTCATGTCGTTGAGGATCTCGTTTGGGCGGAGAGGCTCAGTTGTAGAGCACTGCCGGTCtttgttttccttgttttttctttcgtcAGCAGGTTGTGGGTGTTCTTCGTCTTCTAAGACGTTGACATGGGAGTCTATTCCGTTTCCGTTTCCTGACGGTTGCGTGATAAGCTTACTGACAGAAGAGTCAGATTTAACAGTTGCTGCTGCCCTCTGCCCAGGTTCTTCCGTGCTGTGGATCTCCACTTTCATTTCTGATCTGTCATGGTCTTTTTCGACGTGGGTACATTTGCCAGGCGACTTTTCAAGTTTGTTGGAACTTCtaacaccatcaccatcaccatcaccgaTACTTGCACCAAGAATGATTTCTCGACCTTCGACTTTCTCTGCATCAAGACTACAAAAGGCTGCTTCTCGACTTCCAACATCCTTTGAATCTTGACGACAAGGACCAGACCCAGGAAATTTCACCTCCACTTCAAAAACTGTCTCGCCTCCCctgcctcctcctccttctccccctTCACCACCATGCAGGCGGTAGGCAAGCTTTTCAATCATAGCCACGAGGAAGAAGCCCACTCCGATCCCAACCTCGAAGAAAGGAAAGGGATAGTGGAAATCCACGGCTTCCCTGTATTCC comes from the Littorina saxatilis isolate snail1 unplaced genomic scaffold, US_GU_Lsax_2.0 scaffold_1567, whole genome shotgun sequence genome and includes:
- the LOC138955798 gene encoding uncharacterized protein, translating into MDLNIAKGECLVIFFLVSIICGTVPLYLVKKCNLKLHDSKRGKTILCYLNCFAGGVFLGTCLLNLLVKGKQEFAEYREAVDFHYPFPFFEVGIGVGFFLVAMIEKLAYRLHGGEGGEGGGGRGGETVFEVEVKFPGSGPCRQDSKDVGSREAAFCSLDAEKVEGREIILGASIGDGDGDGVRSSNKLEKSPGKCTHVEKDHDRSEMKVEIHSTEEPGQRAAATVKSDSSVSKLITQPSGNGNGIDSHVNVLEDEEHPQPADERKNKENKDRQCSTTEPLRPNEILNDMNKPKETEADNGDTLRSSTIKQPANNMICSESTQSVNGKSPTSDHGLSGPNPDSDATMHVHHDGEEEHGTLPNMSTVRVTLLLLAMSFHTIFDGLAVGLQKHTHALWSVLTAIVIHKAIVSTCLGIELASVMQHRPLRAVVSMLLFAIMAPIGVGIGMGVTSGGVDVRAQLLAGSVLQAIATGAFLYVTNMEILGQSMASHDGSVLKVLTAVAGFCAMSGLKVWEDD